One Bifidobacterium crudilactis genomic region harbors:
- a CDS encoding CapA family protein, whose protein sequence is MSVILAACIATLVFYLFFSQRSGGGLSQQQGSSLAEPDHESLNRPSDAPDPVLRHPGNAPDCPDTDCISVMVNGDLLFHPNLWNNFAGANTAAKDGTAFNFDPLFEGMKPYIQSSDIAVCEFETPIAKRGGPYAGYPVFAIPPEVVDSAARIGYKACTHATNHSWDQGLAGIERLHQELASHGIAQTGSYLTQEESLEPLVIDSPTGGGKLGLVTGTVSLNGMVADTDWRIDRLRASGEPEHDADIQRAVDKAHKARSQGADVVAMAMHSLQEYIDYADSWQVSEAHELADTGAFDVIYGAGCHCVQPVEYYHGTWIIYGLGNAVTVSAPQSRVVNNQGITARIQFAGKRGAEGTWRVNRIDWVPVANMRQGQYRWCPIASDHPNGVCWSDGQDAAVRERISQVLYSMNADPAVVKEWLLG, encoded by the coding sequence GTGTCCGTCATCCTAGCTGCCTGTATAGCGACTCTCGTCTTCTACTTATTCTTTTCTCAACGTTCCGGTGGCGGACTGTCGCAGCAACAGGGTTCATCGCTGGCGGAGCCGGATCACGAGTCTCTTAACCGCCCGTCAGATGCTCCGGACCCGGTGCTCAGACATCCGGGCAACGCCCCTGATTGCCCCGACACTGACTGCATATCGGTGATGGTGAACGGGGATTTGCTATTCCATCCGAACCTTTGGAACAACTTCGCCGGCGCAAATACCGCGGCCAAGGACGGCACGGCGTTTAATTTCGATCCGCTCTTCGAAGGGATGAAGCCCTACATCCAATCATCCGATATAGCCGTCTGCGAATTCGAAACGCCAATTGCTAAGCGCGGCGGCCCGTATGCAGGGTATCCGGTGTTCGCCATTCCGCCGGAAGTGGTGGACAGTGCCGCGCGTATCGGCTACAAGGCCTGCACCCACGCGACGAATCATTCCTGGGACCAGGGATTGGCGGGTATTGAACGGCTCCATCAGGAACTTGCCTCGCACGGCATAGCTCAAACGGGGTCGTATCTCACACAGGAGGAATCCTTGGAACCTCTGGTGATTGATTCGCCGACCGGCGGCGGAAAGCTCGGTCTTGTCACCGGCACGGTGTCGCTCAACGGCATGGTTGCCGATACGGATTGGCGCATCGACAGGCTTCGGGCATCGGGTGAACCCGAGCATGATGCCGACATTCAACGCGCAGTGGACAAGGCTCACAAGGCTCGCAGTCAAGGGGCCGATGTGGTGGCCATGGCCATGCACTCATTGCAGGAGTACATCGATTACGCCGACTCATGGCAGGTGTCCGAAGCGCATGAGCTTGCCGATACCGGAGCCTTCGATGTGATTTACGGTGCGGGATGCCATTGCGTACAGCCGGTCGAGTATTATCACGGCACTTGGATTATCTATGGTCTGGGCAATGCGGTCACCGTGAGTGCGCCCCAGAGCCGGGTGGTCAACAATCAGGGCATTACGGCCCGTATTCAGTTCGCGGGAAAGCGGGGGGCCGAGGGTACTTGGCGTGTCAACCGCATCGACTGGGTGCCTGTGGCCAATATGAGGCAGGGGCAATACCGATGGTGCCCGATAGCCTCAGACCATCCTAACGGCGTCTGTTGGTCCGATGGCCAGGATGCCGCCGTGCGGGAGCGGATATCACAGGTCCTCTATTCGATGAATGCCGACCCCGCTGTGGTCAAGGAGTGGTTGCTGGGCTGA
- a CDS encoding CPBP family intramembrane glutamic endopeptidase gives MHTKLIQGIFGDDVRLRDEDMLTEDHPRRSGQRGERVRLNIALRAVVFLAILAAGMTIISVLGVLVASVAEPAFIDDLLAGDTSTLTSNRVVMVISVVGELFAAVMAYLVVVVFMERRRIPYELAPGRLGGLLRGGAMGSFSLALCVLVLALLGSYRIISVDTSYNPWLDLLTLGLTAGIAEEIIMRGIVLRLLEEWLGSWVAIVISAALFGFMHLGNQDGTLWGATAIAIEAGLLFGAIYIVTRSLWWCIGLHMMWNIMQGPVFGSVVSGTGEQQSWLVSRWSGPEILTGGQFGLEASIVPVVLLGAVACALLVYAHGRGLIIKPSWRRHVLPK, from the coding sequence ATGCACACCAAGCTTATCCAAGGAATATTCGGGGACGACGTTCGTCTCCGCGATGAGGATATGCTCACTGAAGACCATCCTCGACGTTCAGGTCAGAGAGGGGAGCGGGTCAGGTTGAACATTGCGCTGCGTGCAGTGGTGTTCCTGGCGATTCTTGCTGCCGGTATGACCATTATCAGCGTTTTAGGCGTGCTGGTGGCATCCGTGGCAGAACCTGCTTTCATTGATGACCTATTGGCTGGGGATACGTCGACGTTGACATCCAATCGCGTGGTGATGGTCATCTCCGTTGTCGGAGAGTTGTTTGCCGCTGTAATGGCCTATCTTGTCGTGGTCGTATTCATGGAGAGGCGACGTATCCCGTACGAGTTGGCGCCTGGACGCTTGGGTGGGCTGCTTCGCGGGGGCGCCATGGGGTCGTTCAGTCTGGCATTGTGCGTCCTGGTTCTTGCTCTCCTGGGCAGCTACCGCATCATCTCGGTTGACACCTCATACAATCCTTGGCTGGATTTGCTCACATTGGGGCTCACTGCGGGTATCGCCGAGGAGATTATCATGCGTGGCATAGTGCTGCGCCTTCTGGAAGAATGGCTTGGCTCGTGGGTGGCCATCGTTATTTCCGCGGCGTTGTTCGGATTCATGCATCTCGGGAATCAGGACGGAACCCTGTGGGGTGCCACCGCCATAGCCATCGAGGCGGGTCTGCTGTTCGGCGCGATCTACATCGTCACCCGTTCCCTATGGTGGTGCATCGGTCTGCATATGATGTGGAACATTATGCAGGGGCCGGTGTTCGGTTCCGTCGTTTCCGGTACCGGCGAACAGCAATCATGGTTGGTGTCTCGCTGGTCCGGGCCGGAAATACTGACCGGAGGGCAATTCGGTTTGGAGGCCAGCATCGTGCCGGTGGTGTTGCTCGGTGCTGTGGCCTGCGCATTGCTGGTGTACGCACATGGTCGGGGATTGATTATCAAACCCTCATGGAGAAGGCACGTTCTGCCGAAATGA
- a CDS encoding IMPACT family protein: MNGPEVYTVLNPQGSPAEAEFEERRSRFIGNCWHIDSNDDVAAILEEMHIQHPKARHIAYATIWGDSPAKQSERMSDDGEPSGTAGKPILDCIRQQHLIDCMVTVTRYFGGVLLGSGGLIRAYSTAASSALHAARIARLVPSAVYRFALAYSQLELCKRVVADEEGLFEVVEYSDHIEAQATVPESKTRLFENRITQSFNATVSLKRAGSQNVPIPV; encoded by the coding sequence GTGAACGGTCCGGAAGTGTATACGGTGCTCAACCCTCAGGGTTCACCGGCGGAAGCGGAATTCGAGGAAAGGCGCTCGCGCTTTATCGGGAATTGTTGGCATATCGACTCCAATGACGATGTTGCGGCGATTCTCGAAGAGATGCACATTCAGCATCCCAAGGCTCGCCACATTGCCTATGCCACGATTTGGGGGGACTCTCCTGCAAAGCAATCGGAACGTATGAGTGACGACGGCGAGCCCTCGGGCACTGCCGGCAAGCCTATTCTCGATTGCATCCGGCAGCAGCATCTCATCGATTGCATGGTGACGGTCACCAGATATTTCGGTGGTGTGCTTCTTGGCTCCGGTGGCTTGATTCGTGCTTACTCAACCGCGGCTTCTTCGGCTCTGCATGCCGCAAGGATTGCACGATTGGTGCCGAGCGCGGTATACCGTTTCGCGCTTGCTTACTCGCAGTTGGAACTGTGCAAGCGCGTGGTTGCGGATGAGGAGGGCTTGTTCGAGGTCGTGGAATACTCGGATCATATCGAGGCGCAGGCGACGGTGCCTGAATCGAAAACAAGGCTTTTTGAGAACCGCATCACGCAAAGTTTCAATGCGACGGTCTCCTTGAAGAGGGCAGGCAGCCAGAATGTGCCCATCCCCGTCTGA
- the malQ gene encoding 4-alpha-glucanotransferase, translating to MEHVESNQRLHRPLIELARAVGLSTSYVGQNDDYHEIEDEVLVAALKSLGFEASDASQARATLKTLQDARHRELIEPTVFMTAGEASTVPVHAGALDIPAGRIILENGEEYPRSLMPASGDGAAAYPLDDGFVVNAALELPADLPVGYHRLIVTVGEREQTSTLICAPRSIPWAVPEAQIRPWGWMAQLYSIRSRSSWGVGDFADLAQLLVQAKGQTGADFVLVNPMHAAEPVSPLTPSPYLPVSRRLVNFTYIRPQAIQEYQLLGEESFAQVKAAYEACLPLNDNPDHIDRDTMWKHKMRALWLIYKLGRSVERQREFADYVTTCGDDLEAYATWCLAYDKWGAPSEKPDSWVNRFGKDSGEIKVLREQYPDTLDFYRWMEWIATQQLDEAQRQAEHVGMRIGVMSDMAVGVHPQGAEVWWNPDRYVKGVTVGAPPDYFNQQGQNWSQPPLNPVELERTGYLSYRNMVHGMFAHAGALRIDHILGLFRLWWIPAGMSAVQGVYVNYRSEAMLGILAIEASRVNGIVVGEDLGVVPQYVADSLIRHEVLGCVVEWFEQRNGKFRAPSQWRECALASVNTHDMPPDAGYLNYEHVELHKRLGLLTGTAEDFMASAVAEQKAMMSMLVEGGFLNEDEVKNRTVGEQQIVEAQYKALTASSCKLLAAALTDGVGERRAQNQPGTNNEYPNWRIPLGDSEAKNVLLEDLFTNKRLQSLAAIMRTA from the coding sequence ATGGAGCACGTAGAGAGTAACCAGCGGCTGCATCGACCGCTGATTGAACTGGCCAGAGCCGTCGGGCTGTCAACGAGTTATGTGGGCCAGAACGACGATTATCACGAAATCGAGGACGAGGTGCTGGTCGCGGCACTGAAGAGCCTGGGTTTCGAGGCATCTGACGCTAGTCAGGCCAGAGCCACGCTGAAAACGCTGCAGGATGCCCGTCATCGCGAACTGATTGAGCCCACCGTGTTCATGACGGCGGGAGAGGCATCCACGGTTCCGGTTCATGCGGGTGCTTTGGATATCCCCGCAGGAAGGATTATTCTCGAAAACGGTGAGGAATACCCCCGTTCTCTGATGCCTGCCAGTGGTGATGGCGCAGCCGCCTACCCTCTGGACGATGGATTCGTCGTCAATGCGGCCTTGGAGTTGCCCGCCGACCTTCCGGTCGGATACCACCGTCTCATCGTCACGGTGGGCGAGAGGGAGCAGACCTCGACGTTGATATGTGCTCCCCGTTCGATTCCGTGGGCGGTTCCGGAAGCGCAGATTCGCCCTTGGGGTTGGATGGCCCAGTTGTATTCCATACGCTCTCGCTCGTCTTGGGGCGTAGGTGATTTTGCCGACCTGGCACAGCTGCTGGTTCAGGCGAAGGGCCAGACCGGTGCGGACTTCGTATTGGTCAATCCGATGCACGCCGCCGAGCCGGTGTCACCGCTCACTCCGTCCCCCTATCTGCCGGTATCCCGGCGTCTGGTGAATTTCACGTATATTCGACCGCAGGCGATTCAGGAATATCAACTGCTCGGTGAGGAGTCGTTTGCACAGGTCAAGGCCGCCTACGAGGCCTGCCTGCCGTTGAACGACAATCCGGACCATATCGACCGGGACACGATGTGGAAGCACAAGATGCGTGCCTTGTGGCTGATATACAAGCTTGGTCGCTCCGTGGAGCGGCAGCGTGAATTCGCCGATTATGTGACGACGTGCGGAGATGACCTCGAAGCTTATGCAACATGGTGCCTGGCCTACGACAAGTGGGGTGCTCCGAGCGAGAAGCCGGACTCGTGGGTCAACCGCTTCGGCAAGGACAGCGGGGAAATCAAAGTTCTGCGTGAGCAATACCCGGATACATTGGACTTCTACCGATGGATGGAATGGATAGCCACGCAGCAGCTTGACGAGGCGCAGCGGCAGGCGGAACATGTGGGTATGCGTATCGGCGTGATGTCGGATATGGCCGTCGGCGTTCACCCTCAGGGGGCTGAGGTCTGGTGGAATCCGGACAGATACGTCAAGGGCGTCACGGTGGGGGCGCCTCCTGATTACTTCAATCAACAAGGGCAGAACTGGAGCCAGCCGCCTTTGAATCCAGTGGAGCTGGAACGCACAGGGTATCTCAGCTACCGCAACATGGTGCACGGCATGTTCGCGCATGCGGGAGCGTTGCGAATCGACCATATCCTGGGTCTGTTCAGATTGTGGTGGATTCCTGCCGGGATGAGTGCCGTGCAGGGCGTGTATGTCAACTACCGTTCCGAGGCGATGCTGGGCATTCTGGCTATTGAGGCAAGTCGTGTGAACGGCATCGTCGTCGGCGAGGACCTTGGCGTGGTACCGCAATACGTGGCCGATTCACTGATTCGGCACGAGGTGCTGGGATGCGTGGTCGAGTGGTTCGAGCAGCGCAACGGGAAATTCCGCGCTCCGTCCCAGTGGAGGGAGTGCGCCCTCGCTTCTGTGAACACGCATGATATGCCGCCGGATGCAGGGTATCTCAATTACGAGCATGTCGAACTGCACAAACGGCTCGGTTTGCTGACGGGGACCGCCGAGGATTTCATGGCATCCGCAGTAGCTGAGCAGAAGGCGATGATGTCGATGCTGGTCGAGGGCGGTTTCCTGAATGAGGATGAGGTGAAGAACAGGACCGTGGGCGAGCAGCAGATAGTCGAGGCCCAGTACAAGGCGCTGACGGCTTCTTCCTGCAAACTGCTGGCTGCTGCGCTGACGGACGGTGTGGGGGAGCGGCGTGCGCAGAACCAGCCCGGGACGAATAACGAGTATCCGAACTGGAGAATTCCCCTTGGGGATTCCGAAGCGAAGAACGTGCTTCTGGAAGATTTGTTCACCAACAAGCGCCTGCAGTCTCTGGCGGCGATTATGCGCACGGCCTGA
- a CDS encoding class I SAM-dependent methyltransferase: MTDHQHTSPVSQATRRHAGEELPFSERDSAHVPGHWLLARLGKRVLRPGGRELTRQMLSHAGIEGHKVVEFAPGLGSTAKEILQHAPASYVGVDEDRKAAAIVDNIVAGTGHAVTAKAQETGLPDDSADVVVGEAMLTMQSDSGKQSIIAEAARLLRPGGRYAIHELGLEPDSLGDETKTRIRKDLARAIKVNARPLTAAEWKTLLESEGFEVDWIGMAPMALLDVRRNVADEGIVGVLRILRNLIRDKQARERVITMKRAFTQYRQHMNGIAVVAHKR; encoded by the coding sequence ATGACCGATCATCAACACACATCACCGGTTTCGCAGGCGACCAGACGGCACGCTGGCGAGGAATTGCCGTTTTCCGAAAGAGATTCGGCCCACGTCCCAGGTCACTGGCTCCTCGCGCGGCTCGGCAAGCGAGTGTTGAGACCCGGTGGCCGGGAGCTGACCAGACAGATGCTCTCGCACGCCGGAATAGAAGGCCACAAGGTTGTGGAGTTCGCGCCCGGACTCGGCTCGACGGCAAAGGAGATTCTCCAACACGCTCCTGCAAGTTATGTCGGTGTCGATGAGGACCGCAAGGCCGCCGCGATAGTGGACAACATCGTTGCGGGCACAGGCCATGCCGTGACGGCCAAAGCCCAGGAGACCGGATTACCGGACGACAGCGCAGACGTGGTCGTGGGCGAAGCCATGCTGACCATGCAGAGCGACAGCGGCAAGCAGAGCATCATCGCCGAAGCCGCACGCTTGCTGCGCCCCGGTGGACGGTATGCCATCCATGAACTCGGCCTGGAACCCGACAGTCTGGGTGATGAGACCAAAACCCGGATTCGCAAGGATCTAGCACGTGCCATCAAGGTCAACGCCAGGCCCCTGACGGCTGCGGAGTGGAAGACCCTGCTGGAATCCGAAGGTTTCGAGGTCGACTGGATCGGCATGGCACCGATGGCCTTGCTGGATGTACGACGCAATGTCGCCGACGAAGGAATAGTCGGGGTGCTGCGAATACTCAGGAACCTGATACGAGACAAGCAGGCGCGTGAACGTGTGATAACGATGAAACGCGCCTTCACCCAATACCGACAGCATATGAACGGCATCGCGGTAGTCGCGCATAAACGATAG
- the rpsI gene encoding 30S ribosomal protein S9 gives MADQSNDSAVLEGEEELTSYTSETNAGAGTGTSAIAPGYGTGRRKEAIARVRLTPGEGKWTVNGRTLEEYFPSRLQQREVNSPIVLLKLEGKFDVQVLVDGGGTTGQAGAIRLGVARALNAIDRDANRAALKKSGFLTRDARAVERKKAGLHKARRAPQFSKR, from the coding sequence ATGGCAGATCAAAGCAATGACTCCGCAGTCCTCGAGGGCGAAGAGGAACTGACTTCGTACACTTCCGAGACCAACGCGGGTGCAGGTACCGGCACCTCCGCTATCGCTCCTGGCTATGGCACGGGTCGTCGTAAGGAAGCCATCGCACGCGTCCGCCTCACCCCGGGTGAAGGCAAGTGGACCGTCAATGGCCGTACTTTGGAAGAATACTTCCCAAGCCGTTTGCAGCAGCGTGAGGTGAATTCACCTATCGTCCTGCTCAAGCTTGAGGGCAAATTCGATGTGCAGGTTCTCGTCGATGGCGGCGGCACGACCGGTCAGGCCGGAGCGATCCGTCTTGGCGTGGCACGTGCACTGAACGCCATTGACCGTGATGCAAACCGCGCAGCACTTAAGAAGTCAGGATTCCTGACTCGTGATGCTCGTGCAGTCGAGCGCAAGAAGGCCGGTCTGCACAAGGCACGCCGCGCGCCTCAGTTCTCAAAGCGCTAA
- a CDS encoding D-2-hydroxyacid dehydrogenase family protein produces the protein MSVIETASTREDLPLMVIPSCMPSMVEAFRSAFSKLDDLCRVRMYTDTVLDEDVIASRCKDADSVVVIGFRVSDALLEKLATSVHCMVFGGTGVANYVNLSAANEHGIRICNVEHYGDEAVAEHTVALMFELARHSGYLNQQLRNGKWIEMEGLELNGKTLGLVGFGGIGKAVAKIAHGIGMKVAVCSRHEDTQALQEFGATWTSSIDELIESSDVVSLHLGLNEQTKGMITEAHLAKMHPGALFINTARAELIEPGALVKRLSEGDVLAGLDVFDHEPLPMDDPLLSLSNVVLTPHVAWFTQEAVVNVIAQCFDGVSAFYRGERYNVVV, from the coding sequence ATGAGCGTTATCGAAACAGCATCAACACGTGAAGACCTTCCTCTGATGGTCATTCCTTCGTGCATGCCTTCCATGGTCGAGGCATTCCGCAGTGCTTTCAGCAAACTCGACGACCTTTGCCGGGTCAGAATGTATACCGACACCGTTCTCGACGAGGATGTAATAGCATCCCGCTGCAAGGATGCCGATTCCGTTGTGGTCATCGGCTTCCGCGTGAGCGACGCACTGTTGGAGAAACTCGCCACAAGCGTGCACTGCATGGTGTTCGGGGGGACGGGAGTGGCGAATTACGTGAATCTGTCCGCCGCGAACGAGCATGGCATACGAATCTGCAACGTCGAGCATTACGGCGACGAAGCGGTTGCGGAGCACACGGTCGCGCTGATGTTCGAGCTGGCTCGGCATTCCGGATACCTCAATCAGCAGTTGCGTAACGGCAAATGGATTGAGATGGAAGGTCTGGAACTCAATGGGAAGACCTTGGGGCTTGTCGGCTTCGGAGGTATCGGCAAAGCCGTGGCCAAGATTGCCCACGGTATCGGCATGAAGGTTGCGGTGTGCTCACGCCACGAAGATACCCAGGCCCTTCAGGAGTTCGGGGCCACGTGGACGTCCTCGATAGATGAGTTGATTGAGAGCAGTGATGTCGTGAGTCTGCATCTTGGGCTGAACGAGCAGACGAAGGGCATGATTACCGAAGCTCATCTGGCGAAGATGCATCCCGGTGCGTTGTTCATCAACACCGCTCGTGCGGAGCTCATCGAGCCCGGAGCTTTGGTGAAGCGTCTCAGCGAAGGCGACGTCCTGGCGGGACTGGATGTTTTCGACCATGAGCCCCTGCCGATGGATGACCCGCTGTTGAGCCTGTCCAACGTGGTGCTCACGCCGCATGTCGCATGGTTTACCCAGGAAGCCGTGGTGAATGTGATTGCTCAGTGCTTCGATGGCGTCAGCGCCTTCTACCGCGGTGAACGATACAACGTGGTCGTCTGA
- the rplM gene encoding 50S ribosomal protein L13: MKTFTPKPADLTHDWYIVDATDVVLGRLATQVAILLRGKNKPTFAPHADSGNHVIVVNASKVALTGDKLGKELYTHSGRPGGLRADSYGDLMQKNPERIVREAIKGMLPKNRLSKVQMDRLRIFAGEDHPHTPQKPVQFEIAQISQQAK; the protein is encoded by the coding sequence GTGAAGACTTTCACGCCTAAACCAGCCGATTTGACCCATGACTGGTACATCGTCGACGCCACTGATGTGGTGCTTGGCCGTCTGGCCACCCAGGTTGCAATCCTGCTGCGTGGCAAGAACAAACCGACTTTCGCGCCTCACGCCGATTCGGGTAACCATGTGATCGTAGTCAACGCTTCCAAGGTTGCGTTGACCGGCGACAAGCTCGGCAAAGAGCTGTACACACATTCCGGTCGCCCTGGTGGTCTGCGTGCGGACAGCTACGGTGATTTGATGCAGAAGAACCCTGAGCGCATCGTTCGCGAAGCAATCAAGGGCATGCTGCCGAAGAACCGTCTTTCCAAGGTTCAGATGGACCGCCTCCGCATCTTCGCGGGCGAGGACCATCCGCACACCCCTCAGAAGCCAGTCCAATTTGAGATCGCTCAGATCTCACAGCAGGCCAAGTAG
- a CDS encoding DUF4391 domain-containing protein — translation MAVASCASISASSLGLPQQAEVPESKASLPKQMFYAKTPVSSGLKQRLVNDIKEITVLGVLNASNTGTPSEGRLKEILIIGVLLNTRTVPVDALEHIAKLRPSGILFVCVSIHEGVEECALAVRRARPGRAGHVQQNTVFVGEWKAASDTRLTLHGDTIEQIWESLNAQAILGSSESEKSQYQNLDQRIARRESIAELRALDAKLTKDHARAKNPTQRNEIYAKLHKARTQLAALEAEE, via the coding sequence TTGCATCATGTGCTTCGATATCCGCATCGAGTCTGGGTCTTCCCCAGCAGGCTGAAGTGCCGGAGAGCAAGGCCTCCCTCCCCAAACAGATGTTCTATGCCAAAACTCCCGTGTCTTCAGGACTCAAGCAGCGTTTGGTCAATGACATCAAGGAGATTACGGTCCTCGGCGTGCTGAACGCCTCCAATACCGGAACCCCATCCGAAGGTCGGCTCAAGGAGATTCTCATCATCGGGGTGCTGTTGAACACCAGGACCGTGCCTGTCGACGCGCTTGAGCACATCGCCAAACTGCGACCCTCGGGTATCCTCTTCGTCTGCGTCAGCATCCATGAAGGCGTCGAGGAGTGCGCCCTCGCGGTGCGGCGCGCACGCCCTGGCAGAGCCGGTCACGTCCAGCAGAACACCGTGTTTGTGGGGGAGTGGAAGGCGGCGAGCGACACCCGGCTGACGCTTCACGGTGACACGATTGAGCAGATCTGGGAGAGTTTGAACGCTCAGGCGATACTCGGTTCCTCCGAGTCTGAGAAATCCCAGTATCAGAATCTCGACCAGCGCATCGCCAGACGAGAGAGCATCGCCGAGTTGCGTGCTCTGGACGCCAAACTCACCAAAGACCATGCCCGTGCAAAGAATCCGACGCAACGCAACGAGATCTACGCCAAGCTTCACAAGGCCCGCACCCAACTCGCTGCCTTGGAGGCCGAAGAATAA
- a CDS encoding AbrB family transcriptional regulator: protein MRTNEGETTVPDSAPTIESDADDIEQKKQQLEDQAAPAAQEKATSVVQETLTVSYERLRHSIDSKELSEVARAELPDSSNQSAFSRATALLEAVAGNPHTPLEDRVFLAENMPFPNVLVKLSQDPDAQVRRAVAANVSDKNWLVGNLTKDEDAKVRAAALVNPQTSWKMRLEGAQSAGTDTATLDVLGKLGAETENDAPIVLSSMVRRAVALNPNTSSEMLEKLARDARPDVAKAAQRALAAR from the coding sequence ATGAGGACGAACGAAGGCGAGACTACGGTGCCCGACTCCGCGCCGACCATCGAATCCGATGCCGATGACATCGAGCAGAAGAAGCAGCAGTTGGAGGATCAGGCCGCCCCTGCAGCTCAGGAGAAAGCCACGAGCGTGGTTCAGGAGACGTTGACGGTCTCCTACGAGCGTCTTCGCCATTCCATCGACAGCAAGGAACTCAGCGAGGTGGCCCGAGCCGAACTGCCGGACAGCAGCAATCAATCGGCGTTCTCTCGCGCGACGGCACTGCTTGAGGCGGTGGCGGGCAATCCGCACACGCCTCTTGAGGACCGTGTGTTCCTGGCTGAAAACATGCCTTTCCCGAATGTTCTCGTGAAGCTTTCCCAGGACCCTGATGCGCAGGTGCGCAGAGCGGTCGCAGCCAATGTGTCCGATAAAAACTGGCTTGTCGGTAATCTCACCAAGGATGAGGATGCGAAGGTGCGTGCAGCCGCCTTGGTGAACCCGCAGACGTCATGGAAGATGCGACTGGAAGGCGCACAGAGCGCGGGGACGGATACCGCAACCCTTGATGTGCTGGGAAAACTTGGTGCCGAAACCGAGAATGACGCTCCTATCGTATTGTCTTCGATGGTACGCAGGGCGGTGGCGTTGAACCCTAATACGAGTAGCGAAATGCTGGAAAAACTTGCCCGGGACGCTCGACCGGATGTGGCGAAGGCCGCTCAGCGGGCATTGGCCGCAAGATAA
- a CDS encoding cupin domain-containing protein, with protein sequence MSENHRHPHAQDEETSSTGTEHAKTAQTVGGSEAVELGFIPDVRTLIKVQDEATVSRTIMQQQGGNVVLFSFDAGQELSEHTAAMPVFVQTISGHLEVTGSGETVDLLPGGLVYFPTRLPHAVKAVEPSIMMLTMITPARAAAKAQ encoded by the coding sequence ATGAGCGAAAACCACAGGCATCCACACGCACAGGACGAGGAAACATCCTCGACCGGAACAGAACATGCCAAGACTGCACAGACCGTGGGCGGGTCCGAGGCCGTGGAACTCGGCTTCATCCCCGATGTGCGCACGCTAATCAAGGTGCAGGACGAGGCCACGGTCTCTCGGACCATCATGCAGCAACAGGGCGGGAACGTGGTCTTGTTCTCCTTCGACGCAGGCCAGGAACTCAGCGAGCACACGGCGGCCATGCCGGTATTCGTACAGACGATTTCAGGTCATCTCGAAGTCACCGGCTCCGGCGAGACCGTCGATCTGCTCCCAGGCGGACTCGTGTATTTCCCTACACGCCTGCCTCATGCCGTCAAGGCCGTGGAACCCTCCATCATGATGCTGACGATGATTACACCGGCACGCGCTGCAGCTAAGGCACAGTGA